The Elaeis guineensis isolate ETL-2024a chromosome 11, EG11, whole genome shotgun sequence genomic interval TTGTGGGTGTTCAATGTCATCAAAAAAATTGAACGTCGTCATAATACAAAATTTGCAATCAGATGATGCATGAAAAAAAGCTCACTGTACAaagacatattgatgtatttaagcTTGACTAGATAGAGAACATGACCTGTGCACAgccataaaagaaaatattatatTGCACTAACAGCTCTTTCTTAAGCATCAGATATTCATCTACAGTGACTGTTTTATCTTCATGCCATAAGTAATCAACCATGCCTAGATACTATTATAAAGTTGTCAGCTGGCTGACATAATTCCATAGACAGAAGACAAGACAAATGAGCCAGCATCTTCTGCAACGGTTATGTAAATTTACTATGTCAGTTTTTGTTTGTGAAGTGGTACAGAGAGTAGCTTCTGCTGCTTGTATAAGACAACTGATTTGGTGGATTGAAATGCCATTGATACCCAATggcttcagaaaaaaaaaaaaaaaagcaaagaaaagaaaagaaaagagagaggaatcATCACACAAACATTGAATTCTGTGACGTGGCTTGCAATTACGGTCAAGCTTATTATGAATTTCATATTTGAGGAGATGCAAAACATGTATAATCAGATAACTGATCCGATACTCGGGGTAGGAATGCCAGCTTACATGCACACGAAAAAGTGCAAAAAAGTTAAAAAGGGATCATCCAAAGTAACTGGCTAGTTTGTGTCGCACTTACGTTAAATGCACTGGAGACCCGTGATCCAGCAGAATCTTCATTAGCATGTTTACGCTTTTGACCTGCATCACTTCTTGCGCTTTCCAAGTTACGTTTCCGAGAACTCCTTACACAACTCTCAACTGGTGTGGCTGATGCATTTCTTGAGTTCCTCCGAGAATCCAAATCCTTAGAGAACCCAGATTTCTTGTTAGTGCTTTTGGTTGCATCCATCTTAATCTTTGCAAGGTCGCTTCTTAACTTTGCAATTGTTTCATCCTTCTCTTTGGCCAAAGTTCGCAGCTGCTTCATATCAAGCTGAAGCTGTTCTAGCTTTGCATTAGCTTCTTCGGCTTCTTGTGTTTGCTGTCTCAGATCCAATTCTAGCCTAGCCCGGTCAGCCTCTAATCCAGCAATAGTCTCATCCTTCTCATTGGCTGATGACTGCAACTTCTCTAGATCACGAAGAAGCTTGTCCATGGCTTCCTCAGCCTGTTCAACTTCTATTCTCTTGCTCTTAAGGAGACCAGTGTAGTCCTTTTCCCGATGCTTGAACTGGTTCCACACAAAATCCTTCTCTGCCAACAAGGCAGAGACCTCAGCCTCCTTTTCTGAGCTAAGCCTTTTGTAAGCATGTTTTAGCTTCTGAATCTCACTTTCCAAGGAAGTGTGGCACCGATCATCTTTCTTGGGATTTCCTACAGGCTCTGCCTCGCTAAGCCCAGCCCTTCTTCCATTATGAACTTCTCTGCCTTGCAGTTTTTCCT includes:
- the LOC105054410 gene encoding uncharacterized protein, which encodes MGGHENSRPSSSDRRQWQRIFGSLVEMLQSRQSQIETLADDRKFLERYIQTQHDRWASKARLLESHISQMKGEERKHRRVQAAKLDLMVGMKEREALCYKIQYELAESDLEDFHACVETLSAEISELKEKLQGREVHNGRRAGLSEAEPVGNPKKDDRCHTSLESEIQKLKHAYKRLSSEKEAEVSALLAEKDFVWNQFKHREKDYTGLLKSKRIEVEQAEEAMDKLLRDLEKLQSSANEKDETIAGLEADRARLELDLRQQTQEAEEANAKLEQLQLDMKQLRTLAKEKDETIAKLRSDLAKIKMDATKSTNKKSGFSKDLDSRRNSRNASATPVESCVRSSRKRNLESARSDAGQKRKHANEDSAGSRVSSAFNGLRRCSIRRQQGRFHQ